GCCCTACAATTACTGGGGCGGGGTCTGCCCTCCCCGCCCCACACCTGGCCCTATAAGAGCCGTGGTGGGGGACATGCACACAACCCAGAGGACACGGGCTGGGATCCTGGAGGCTGACGGATTTGCAGGTATCGTTGGGGACAAGCTGGGTCCCGTCTGAGCGACATTCTGAGGGCGTTCACTCTGGAGCCTACTGACAACGGGGAGCGTATTGGCTACCAGGTGCATCgcagcgggcggcggggggggggattCATCACCCACCCGCTCTCTCGTGCAGGCTCGGCCATGGCCCACACATCCAGACCTGCCTTCAGGTGAGCGGCAaccgggcggggagggggctgtcCCTCCCCTCACACCAGGGGCCTGTGTCACCCCGCGTGGCGCCCGCCCtcagcccgccctccccgccctccCGCAGGGGGGCTGAGGGTCCCTGGGGACGCCCGCAGCAGTCCCCACGTCGCCGGCACCCACTGGGTGTCACGGCGGAGCTGAGCGTGGGGACCGGGGACATGGCGGAGCCTGTCATCGACCCCGACATGGTGGCCTTGTTCGAGGAGTTCCTGGGGAAAGGTAGCGCCTGCTGGGCGTGGGGGGCCCGTCCCCACGTGTCCCCGCGTGTCCCCGCCCAGCCCCACCCCCACGTGCCATCACACCCGTGTGCCCCGGCCCCACGTGCCTGTGATGCCCCCTGTGACCCCTCCGCATGctcctgtccccatgtccctgtgacACCCCCCGTCCcaatgtccccatgtccccgtgaACCTGTGAcaccccctgtgccccctccccacgtcCCTGCGATGCCCCCATATCCCCCGTCCCTACGTGCTGTCACACCTGTGTGCCCCAtcccgtgtccccgtgtccccccagaCCCACCTCCTTCTGCCACACCCGATGTCCCTCCACACCCGTgacaccccagcaccccctccccacgtccccacgtccccatgacacccctgtgccccctccccacttcCCCATGAcacccctgtgccccctcctcaTGTCCCCATGAcacccctgtgccccctccccacgtccccacgtccccatgacacccctgtgccccctccccccatccccatgtccccatgacacccctgtgccccctccccatgtccccatgtccccatgacacccctgtgccccctccccatgtccccacgtccccatgacacccctgcaccccctccccacatccccatgtccccatgacACCCCTGCgccccctccccatgtccccacgtccccatgacacccctgtgccccctccccacatccccatgtccccatgacacccctgtgccccccccaagtccccatgtccccatgacaccccagcaccccctccccacgtCCCCATGACACCCctgcgccccctccccacgtccccacgcaCCCATGAcacccctgtgccccctccccacatccccacgCACCCATGAcacccctgtgccccctccccacatccccacgtccccatgacacccctgtgccccctccccacgtcCCCATGACACCCctgcgccccctccccacatccccacgtccccatgACACCCctgcgccccctccccacgtccccacgcaCCCATGACACCCctgcgccccctccccacgtccccacgcaCCCATGACACCcctgcgccccctccccgcgcccctgtgccccccagcaGAGGCCTCGGAGGGGGTGACGATGGCCGGGGGGTCGCAGCCCCCGGCACAGCCCTACCACTACGTGGTGCGGGACACGGAGCAGAAGGGGCTCTGCCTCCGCGGCGGGTGCCTGGTGGCCGTCAGCCTGCAGGGTGCCAACGCCGCCCAGGAAGGTGGGTGCCCCGGGCGCGGCAGGGGtggccccccacccacccacgggTGCCCTcacccagc
The sequence above is drawn from the Phalacrocorax carbo chromosome 24, bPhaCar2.1, whole genome shotgun sequence genome and encodes:
- the LOC135317046 gene encoding interleukin-36 receptor antagonist protein-like — encoded protein: MHTTQRTRAGILEADGFAGSAMAHTSRPAFRGAEGPWGRPQQSPRRRHPLGVTAELSVGTGDMAEPVIDPDMVALFEEFLGKAEASEGVTMAGGSQPPAQPYHYVVRDTEQKGLCLRGGCLVAVSLQGANAAQEEPISVVPNRHLERRRCPLFVGIRGGTQALSCGTGPQPRLKLEEVGLLDLFSWDREAATPYTFYKSFGGSTHTFEAAAFPGHFLSTAPGPGEELALAPPHAITTFYLIRK